The Propionibacterium freudenreichii subsp. freudenreichii genome contains a region encoding:
- a CDS encoding deoxycytidylate deaminase has product MATIEPGQEITVPSWDEYFLGITQAVAARAKCTRRRVGAVLVGPDHRIIATGYNGAAPGRPDCLEGACPRGRLSYDEIPGLGDYDRPGTPGFCIAIHAEMNALLFATRDTKGATAFITDEPCPGCRKALAAAGIVRAVWPEGEFDGDQIVDFGC; this is encoded by the coding sequence ATGGCGACAATCGAGCCGGGACAGGAAATCACCGTCCCCAGCTGGGACGAATACTTCCTCGGCATCACCCAGGCAGTGGCAGCACGCGCAAAGTGCACGCGACGCCGGGTGGGGGCCGTGCTGGTCGGCCCGGACCATCGCATCATTGCCACCGGCTACAACGGGGCCGCGCCGGGGCGTCCGGACTGCCTTGAGGGTGCCTGCCCACGGGGGCGGCTGTCCTACGACGAGATCCCGGGCCTGGGCGATTACGACCGGCCCGGCACCCCGGGCTTCTGCATCGCCATCCATGCCGAGATGAATGCGCTGCTGTTCGCCACCCGCGACACCAAGGGGGCCACGGCCTTCATCACCGACGAGCCCTGCCCGGGTTGCCGCAAGGCGCTGGCCGCGGCGGGCATCGTGCGGGCGGTGTGGCCCGAGGGTGAGTTCGACGGCGACCAGATCGTCGACTTCGGTTGCTGA
- a CDS encoding PRC-barrel domain-containing protein, with product MADDNYDDLYNSDVVASDGKKIGGVGQVYLDDKTGQPTWVTVKTGLFGTKENFVPLVHADIANGEIKVPYAEEVVKEAPTVDPDRHLDADEEADLYKYYGIETVPAPGTDRDEADADQADADQAGTGPNATQ from the coding sequence ATGGCGGACGACAACTACGACGATCTGTACAACTCGGATGTTGTCGCCTCCGACGGCAAGAAGATCGGTGGCGTCGGCCAGGTGTACCTGGATGACAAGACCGGCCAGCCCACCTGGGTGACCGTGAAGACCGGTTTGTTCGGCACCAAGGAGAACTTCGTGCCGCTGGTGCATGCCGATATCGCCAATGGCGAGATCAAGGTGCCCTATGCCGAGGAGGTCGTCAAGGAGGCCCCCACCGTCGATCCCGATCGTCACCTGGACGCCGACGAAGAGGCGGACTTGTACAAGTACTACGGGATCGAGACCGTTCCCGCCCCCGGGACCGACCGGGACGAAGCCGACGCCGATCAGGCCGACGCGGACCAGGCCGGTACGGGCCCCAACGCCACGCAGTGA
- a CDS encoding MFS transporter, with translation MFASLAVPNYRIYFTGMTVSNMGQWMARTAQSWLVLTVLTDHSATALGTVTALQFLPTLFLMPIAGKLADRFPKRRILMLAQLVGLIDAAVLSTLVITGVAELWHVYLIATIDGVGSSFDSPARQSFVSEVVSGRQLSNAISLNSASFNMTRLLGPGLAGVLIAIIGTGPVIAVNTVSFAAMIICLALLKTRDLATPARAKDGGSIHEGLRYVRRRPDLMVLLAIGFAVGGLGFNFQISNAVMTTGIFHRGSDAFGLLDSIMGVGALAAALWSAARHGPRIRHMIISMAAYTVLGLVAAFSTNYWVFALLQAPIGLATITALVTGNTLLQSHTSASMRGRVLSLWMLMITGISPVVSPVVGHLGDWLGPRATVMFGVICVGISTVIITWVIMHTDSLRLRFDSHRRGWWYLERRRVTDEITMPVK, from the coding sequence ATGTTCGCCTCGCTGGCCGTGCCGAACTACCGCATCTACTTCACCGGCATGACGGTGTCGAACATGGGCCAGTGGATGGCCCGCACCGCCCAGAGCTGGCTGGTGCTCACCGTGCTGACCGACCACTCGGCCACCGCCCTGGGCACCGTGACGGCGCTGCAGTTCCTGCCCACGCTGTTCCTCATGCCGATCGCCGGCAAGCTGGCCGACCGCTTCCCCAAGCGGCGCATCCTCATGTTGGCCCAACTGGTGGGACTCATCGACGCCGCCGTGCTGTCCACCCTGGTGATCACCGGGGTGGCCGAACTGTGGCATGTGTACCTCATCGCGACGATCGACGGCGTCGGTTCGTCGTTCGATTCACCGGCCCGCCAGAGCTTCGTCTCGGAGGTGGTCTCGGGGCGCCAGCTGTCCAATGCGATCAGCCTCAACTCCGCGAGCTTCAATATGACGCGCCTGCTGGGCCCCGGACTGGCCGGCGTGCTCATCGCCATCATCGGCACCGGACCGGTGATCGCCGTCAACACCGTGTCGTTCGCGGCGATGATCATCTGCCTGGCGCTGCTCAAGACCCGTGACCTGGCCACGCCGGCCAGGGCGAAGGACGGCGGCAGCATCCATGAGGGCCTGCGCTATGTGCGCCGCCGCCCCGACCTGATGGTGCTGTTGGCCATCGGCTTCGCGGTGGGCGGACTGGGCTTCAACTTCCAGATCTCCAATGCGGTGATGACCACCGGCATCTTCCATCGCGGCTCGGACGCCTTCGGCCTGCTCGACTCGATCATGGGCGTCGGCGCCCTGGCTGCGGCGCTGTGGTCGGCTGCCCGCCATGGGCCGCGCATCCGCCACATGATCATCTCCATGGCCGCCTACACGGTGCTCGGCCTGGTGGCGGCGTTCTCCACCAACTACTGGGTGTTCGCCCTGCTGCAGGCGCCCATCGGGCTGGCCACGATCACCGCGCTGGTCACCGGGAACACCCTGCTGCAGTCCCACACCAGTGCGTCCATGCGGGGGCGGGTGCTGAGCCTGTGGATGCTGATGATCACCGGCATCTCGCCGGTGGTCTCGCCGGTGGTGGGCCACCTGGGCGACTGGCTGGGCCCGCGCGCCACGGTGATGTTCGGCGTGATCTGCGTCGGCATCTCCACCGTGATCATCACCTGGGTGATCATGCACACCGACAGCCTGCGGTTGCGCTTCGACTCGCACCGACGTGGCTGGTGGTACCTGGAACGGCGCCGGGTGACCGACGAGATCACCATGCCGGTGAAGTAG
- a CDS encoding PLD nuclease N-terminal domain-containing protein gives MARILPVLVLLALTIFAVVDLTQTDPYDVPYMPKWMWLLVVIFLPAVGPVAWIVLSRLHGMNDGSRDGGGAPPPDDNEDWLRKL, from the coding sequence ATGGCGCGTATTCTCCCGGTGTTGGTCCTGCTGGCACTGACGATCTTCGCGGTCGTCGACCTGACCCAGACCGACCCCTACGACGTGCCCTATATGCCCAAGTGGATGTGGCTGCTCGTGGTGATCTTCCTGCCCGCCGTGGGGCCGGTGGCGTGGATCGTGCTGAGCCGCCTGCACGGCATGAACGACGGCAGCCGCGATGGCGGCGGCGCTCCCCCGCCCGACGACAACGAGGACTGGCTGCGCAAGCTGTGA
- a CDS encoding 1,4-dihydroxy-2-naphthoate polyprenyltransferase, with amino-acid sequence MATASEWLEGARLRTFPTAISPVVAGTAIAWWHGRAPLGIAALCLVVALALVIGVNFANDYSDGVRGSDENRVGPQRLVGSGAANPSAVKRAAFACFAVSALAGLVAVLVTGHWWLLIVGVACILAAWFYTGGRHPYGYLGLGEIFVFVFFGLVAVGGTSYLLSARVGAPGWLTAAGIGVLACAVLVTNNLRDIVGDTASGKRTLETRIGDRATRVLYAVLVGVAALTVVGVAALTTWWALLGLACLVFLAPACRVILGGARGMALVATLKNTGLGELCYALGILAGVAISMI; translated from the coding sequence ATGGCAACAGCGTCCGAATGGCTCGAGGGTGCGCGGCTGCGCACATTCCCCACCGCGATCTCCCCGGTGGTGGCCGGAACGGCCATCGCCTGGTGGCACGGACGGGCACCGCTCGGCATCGCTGCGCTGTGCCTGGTCGTCGCGCTGGCGTTGGTGATCGGGGTCAACTTCGCCAATGACTACTCCGATGGGGTGCGGGGCTCCGACGAGAACCGGGTGGGACCCCAGCGGCTGGTCGGCTCCGGCGCGGCCAATCCGTCCGCCGTCAAGCGCGCCGCCTTCGCCTGCTTCGCCGTCTCGGCGCTCGCCGGCCTGGTGGCGGTGCTGGTCACCGGCCACTGGTGGCTGCTGATCGTGGGCGTGGCCTGCATCCTGGCCGCCTGGTTCTACACCGGTGGGCGCCATCCCTATGGCTACCTGGGGTTGGGCGAGATCTTCGTCTTCGTCTTCTTCGGGCTGGTGGCCGTGGGCGGCACCAGCTACCTGCTCAGCGCCCGGGTGGGCGCGCCCGGTTGGCTGACCGCTGCCGGCATCGGGGTGCTCGCCTGTGCCGTGCTGGTGACCAACAACCTGCGCGACATCGTCGGTGACACCGCCTCGGGCAAGCGCACCCTGGAGACGCGCATCGGCGACCGCGCCACGCGCGTGCTCTACGCCGTCCTGGTGGGCGTGGCGGCGCTCACCGTGGTGGGCGTGGCGGCGCTGACCACCTGGTGGGCCCTGCTCGGACTGGCCTGCCTGGTGTTCCTGGCCCCGGCCTGTCGGGTGATCCTGGGTGGTGCCCGGGGCATGGCGCTGGTCGCGACGCTGAAGAACACCGGCCTGGGCGAGCTCTGCTACGCCCTCGGTATCCTGGCCGGTGTCGCGATCTCGATGATCTGA
- a CDS encoding TM0106 family RecB-like putative nuclease, with protein MLDSYAARSCPVKTRNRFDRTVRLPVNTSSDIAIRASTDAMQELFTGSTAFKKEVMDALAAHPDAVDLRSLMDEDWSERSAATADAVAAGALLIIAPVLPLDVAGHRAGQPDVLVLGPPAPDGDTGYYPVIIKRHRVLEASPRGRRQPCTPLSGGQRLLRVAGCGVRTHREGDLLQLAHYRRILEATGWCSGGVPVAGIIGTDEILIRQGRPVLGRNRTHRPGDLKHLVISWANLGAKRLRTFARTASSGWRYRSSLERYDHEFAFRLRIAEIAARRTGSPDDPDPRVRPIVVHECESCPWWVACKPQLNDDDLSLRIGKARLDVHEITVLRSMGISTITDLACTDVEQLLPTYLPEVQHRPGAENRLRLAAERADMLAHGIAVKKTSVGPIELPAQGYSIDLDIETSAAARVYLWGFLVNDPDDDSGPHYVSFSRFEDLDHAGERALAEEAATWLVEQLTAHPEAKVYHYSDYEVVHIRRIARKSASPSLRELAQNWTRTNFFDLFPVVQKNFFGVHGLGLKKLAHNGAGFNWRDEDPGGLNSQCWFAEAVHGPNHEVRAGFATRVLEYNEDDVRATRALRAWMRTLS; from the coding sequence ATGCTGGATTCCTATGCCGCGCGCAGCTGCCCGGTGAAGACCCGCAACCGCTTCGACCGCACCGTACGGCTTCCGGTGAACACCTCCAGCGATATCGCCATCCGCGCGTCCACCGACGCCATGCAGGAGCTCTTCACCGGCTCCACGGCCTTCAAGAAGGAGGTCATGGACGCCCTGGCCGCCCATCCGGACGCCGTGGACCTGCGTTCACTGATGGACGAGGACTGGAGCGAACGCTCGGCGGCGACGGCTGATGCGGTGGCCGCCGGCGCCCTGCTCATCATCGCCCCGGTGCTGCCGCTGGACGTGGCGGGCCACCGCGCCGGCCAACCCGATGTGCTCGTGCTCGGCCCACCCGCCCCCGATGGCGACACCGGCTACTACCCGGTGATCATCAAGCGGCATCGCGTGCTGGAGGCCAGCCCACGGGGACGCCGCCAACCCTGCACCCCCCTGTCGGGCGGTCAGCGCCTGCTACGCGTGGCGGGCTGCGGCGTGCGCACCCACCGCGAGGGCGACCTGCTGCAACTGGCCCACTACCGACGCATCCTCGAGGCCACCGGCTGGTGCTCGGGCGGGGTTCCGGTGGCCGGCATCATCGGCACCGACGAGATCCTGATCCGGCAGGGACGCCCGGTGCTGGGTCGTAACCGCACCCACCGTCCCGGCGACCTGAAGCACCTGGTGATCTCGTGGGCCAACCTGGGCGCCAAGCGCCTGCGCACCTTCGCGCGCACCGCCAGCAGCGGCTGGCGCTATCGCTCGTCGCTGGAACGCTACGACCATGAATTCGCCTTCCGCCTGAGGATCGCCGAGATCGCCGCGCGCCGCACCGGCAGCCCCGACGACCCCGACCCCCGCGTGCGTCCGATCGTGGTGCATGAATGCGAGTCATGCCCCTGGTGGGTGGCCTGCAAGCCGCAGCTGAACGACGACGACCTGAGCCTGCGCATCGGCAAGGCTCGCCTCGACGTGCACGAGATCACGGTGCTGCGCTCGATGGGCATCTCCACGATCACCGACCTGGCCTGCACCGACGTCGAACAATTGCTGCCCACCTACCTGCCCGAAGTGCAGCACCGTCCCGGCGCCGAGAACCGACTGCGCCTGGCCGCCGAGCGGGCCGACATGCTGGCCCACGGGATCGCGGTGAAGAAGACCTCGGTGGGGCCCATCGAGCTGCCCGCGCAGGGCTATTCGATTGACCTGGACATCGAGACCTCCGCCGCCGCGCGGGTCTACCTGTGGGGCTTCCTGGTGAACGATCCCGACGACGATTCGGGGCCCCACTACGTGAGCTTCTCGCGCTTCGAGGACCTCGACCACGCGGGCGAACGGGCGCTGGCCGAGGAGGCCGCCACGTGGCTCGTCGAGCAGCTGACGGCCCATCCCGAGGCGAAGGTGTACCACTACTCCGATTACGAGGTGGTGCACATCCGGCGCATCGCCCGCAAGAGCGCGTCGCCAAGCCTGCGCGAGCTCGCCCAGAACTGGACCCGGACGAACTTCTTTGACCTGTTTCCGGTGGTGCAGAAGAATTTCTTCGGCGTCCATGGGCTGGGACTGAAAAAGCTTGCGCACAACGGGGCCGGGTTCAACTGGCGTGACGAGGACCCCGGTGGCCTGAACTCGCAGTGCTGGTTCGCCGAGGCGGTGCACGGCCCCAACCACGAGGTGCGCGCCGGATTCGCCACCCGGGTGTTGGAGTACAACGAGGACGACGTGCGCGCCACCCGCGCGCTGCGCGCCTGGATGCGCACGCTCAGCTGA
- a CDS encoding demethylmenaquinone methyltransferase yields MARRATLDKKREQVAGMFDDVAPRYDLLNDVMSMGQDRLWRREVVRAVDAQPGDYVLDLAAGTGTSSAPFAAAGAHVFPTDLSFGMLEVGKQRQPDLTFVQGDATALPYRDDSFDAVTISFGLRNVEDTAKALEELRRVTRPGGRIVICEFSTPTWAPFRVLYQRFYLPRVMPLLAHLGSNPDSYSYLTETIAAWPNQQALARLMSDAGWKRVEWRNLSGGIVAMHRGFAD; encoded by the coding sequence GTGGCCAGACGCGCAACTCTTGACAAGAAGCGGGAACAGGTCGCGGGGATGTTCGACGATGTCGCCCCGCGATATGACCTGCTCAACGACGTAATGAGCATGGGGCAGGACCGTCTGTGGCGTCGCGAGGTGGTGCGCGCCGTGGACGCCCAGCCCGGCGATTATGTGCTTGACCTGGCGGCCGGCACCGGCACCTCGTCGGCACCCTTCGCCGCCGCCGGCGCCCATGTGTTCCCCACCGACCTGTCGTTCGGGATGCTCGAGGTGGGCAAGCAGCGCCAGCCCGACCTCACCTTCGTGCAGGGCGATGCCACCGCGCTGCCCTATCGCGATGATTCCTTCGACGCCGTGACGATCAGCTTCGGGTTGCGCAATGTGGAGGACACCGCCAAGGCGCTGGAGGAATTGCGCCGGGTGACCCGTCCGGGCGGACGCATCGTGATCTGCGAGTTCAGCACCCCCACGTGGGCGCCCTTCCGGGTGTTGTACCAACGCTTCTACCTGCCCCGGGTGATGCCGCTGCTGGCGCACCTGGGCTCAAATCCCGACTCCTACAGCTACCTCACCGAGACCATCGCCGCCTGGCCGAACCAGCAGGCCCTGGCCCGGCTGATGTCCGACGCCGGCTGGAAGCGCGTCGAATGGCGCAACCTGTCGGGCGGCATCGTGGCCATGCATCGCGGATTCGCGGACTGA
- a CDS encoding ABC transporter ATP-binding protein, translated as MEVMARRSTVLKISNLVKKYGDHTVIDHFNLQVYESDAVALTGRNGSGKSTVLRCIVGSDKPTEGTIEVLGEKAKDTEISFRRNVATVIDDLDFFPDLSVVEHLDLLARAHGLEDTDELVDSILEEVQLVPQSGQLPGTLSSGQRRRLALATAFVRPKKLLVLDEPEQRLDQEGIDWLGKRLRHEKEHNGLAIIMASHEPSLVEAVGARIVRIGGGLEETQSLAEPEQLA; from the coding sequence ATGGAGGTCATGGCGAGGCGCTCCACTGTTCTGAAAATCAGCAATCTTGTGAAGAAGTACGGCGATCACACGGTGATCGACCACTTCAACCTGCAGGTCTACGAGTCCGATGCGGTGGCCCTGACGGGCCGCAACGGCTCGGGCAAGTCCACCGTCCTGAGGTGCATCGTCGGCTCCGACAAGCCGACCGAGGGCACGATCGAGGTGTTGGGCGAGAAGGCCAAGGACACCGAGATCTCCTTCCGACGCAATGTGGCCACCGTCATCGATGACCTGGACTTCTTCCCCGACCTGTCGGTGGTGGAGCACCTTGACCTGCTCGCCCGGGCCCATGGCCTGGAGGACACCGACGAGCTGGTCGACTCGATCCTCGAGGAGGTGCAGCTGGTGCCGCAGTCGGGCCAGCTGCCCGGCACCCTGTCCAGTGGACAGCGTCGCCGCCTCGCCCTGGCGACCGCGTTCGTGCGTCCCAAAAAGCTGCTGGTGCTCGACGAGCCCGAGCAGCGCCTCGACCAGGAGGGCATCGACTGGCTGGGCAAGCGCTTGCGCCACGAGAAGGAGCACAACGGGCTGGCCATCATCATGGCCAGCCATGAGCCGAGCCTGGTGGAGGCCGTTGGCGCCCGCATCGTGCGCATCGGCGGCGGCCTCGAGGAGACCCAGTCGTTGGCGGAGCCGGAGCAGCTGGCATGA
- a CDS encoding DUF6297 family protein, with amino-acid sequence MSSRNKRRNRSRKERAAQPAARPPQQRRPAPTDDPDFEGFDPDYPFVDVGFDAQGMVDERQLLLLVKDWRKGRATRRLRDVITDAYVAMFTVVVVAAMIISGLLSAQNQASTCTSDGCVTARKLLPWLVVAGLWVGALAISRIFGPIVASAAEGFWLLDAPLRRSSVLARRMWGMIFAAGGVAAVVAALVTVLVGLPLPTVGAWTAAAAFTTAAWMAFTAAEQGAERTIMVRVAQIVVGGVAVVVLVAVIASASGWLSVGLGGTGSFELAIVVAAAGLVLAILASLIARRRLDNVGRAKLITGGELVSGMQGAAFALDFALMRDILIERRNHLRGHVKPARGHWRGTRALVWRDLQRLVRSPGPLVGFLVSLIVPYALESLGVGSLTPILSALIMVAVMVPFMDSMRVLTRTKGLARLFPMTDSELRTATTIVPASLALIWAIVVTPAFLLNLNGQAASVSVSNTLWYGVITAAAGLLGAMRWVSAKSANYNMPMVATGAGAVPPGLMFNLIRGIDVAVLVTAPLVLNWPPIVSAIIAMIAFMVLRSGGINQQELMEKSEEQRKELAAQKEAARGGGGRTRPKQVISRSGTPARTRPPLRK; translated from the coding sequence ATGAGCTCACGCAACAAGCGCCGCAATCGTTCACGTAAGGAGCGGGCGGCCCAGCCCGCCGCGCGTCCGCCACAGCAGCGCAGGCCGGCGCCCACCGACGATCCGGACTTCGAGGGATTCGATCCCGACTATCCGTTCGTCGACGTCGGCTTCGACGCCCAGGGCATGGTTGACGAACGCCAGCTGCTGCTGTTGGTGAAGGACTGGCGCAAGGGACGGGCCACCCGGCGACTGCGCGATGTGATCACCGACGCCTATGTCGCCATGTTCACCGTCGTGGTCGTGGCGGCCATGATCATCAGCGGCCTGCTGTCGGCGCAGAACCAGGCGTCCACGTGCACCTCCGATGGCTGCGTGACCGCCCGCAAGCTGCTGCCCTGGTTGGTCGTGGCGGGCCTGTGGGTCGGCGCCCTGGCCATCAGCCGCATCTTCGGGCCGATCGTCGCCTCCGCCGCGGAGGGCTTCTGGCTGTTGGACGCGCCACTGCGCCGTTCCTCCGTGCTGGCCCGACGCATGTGGGGCATGATCTTCGCCGCTGGTGGCGTCGCCGCCGTGGTGGCCGCCCTGGTCACCGTGCTGGTCGGCCTCCCGCTGCCGACGGTGGGTGCCTGGACGGCAGCCGCCGCCTTCACCACCGCCGCGTGGATGGCCTTCACGGCCGCCGAGCAGGGTGCTGAGCGCACCATCATGGTGCGCGTTGCGCAGATTGTCGTGGGCGGCGTCGCCGTCGTCGTGCTGGTGGCCGTGATCGCCTCGGCCAGCGGCTGGTTGTCGGTGGGGCTGGGTGGAACCGGCTCCTTCGAGCTGGCCATCGTCGTGGCCGCAGCCGGTCTCGTGCTGGCGATCCTCGCCTCACTCATCGCCCGTCGACGCCTCGACAACGTGGGCCGGGCCAAGCTGATCACCGGTGGTGAGCTCGTCTCCGGCATGCAGGGCGCCGCCTTCGCGCTTGACTTCGCGCTGATGCGCGACATCCTCATCGAGCGTCGCAACCACCTGCGGGGCCATGTGAAGCCGGCCCGCGGCCACTGGCGCGGCACGCGTGCCCTGGTCTGGCGTGACCTGCAACGCCTGGTGCGTTCCCCGGGCCCGCTGGTGGGTTTCCTGGTGAGCCTCATCGTGCCCTACGCACTGGAATCGTTGGGTGTGGGATCGCTCACCCCGATCCTGTCGGCCCTGATCATGGTCGCCGTCATGGTGCCGTTCATGGATTCGATGCGCGTGCTCACCCGCACGAAGGGCCTGGCGCGGCTGTTCCCGATGACCGATTCGGAGCTGCGCACCGCCACCACGATCGTGCCGGCCTCCCTGGCCCTCATCTGGGCCATCGTGGTCACCCCGGCATTCCTGCTGAACCTCAACGGCCAGGCGGCGTCCGTGTCGGTGTCGAACACCTTGTGGTACGGCGTCATCACGGCCGCGGCCGGCCTGCTCGGTGCCATGCGCTGGGTCAGCGCCAAGTCGGCGAACTACAACATGCCCATGGTGGCCACCGGCGCCGGCGCCGTGCCCCCGGGCCTGATGTTCAACCTGATCCGTGGCATTGACGTGGCGGTGCTGGTGACCGCCCCGCTGGTGCTCAACTGGCCGCCGATCGTCTCGGCGATCATCGCCATGATCGCGTTCATGGTGCTGCGCAGCGGCGGCATCAACCAGCAGGAGCTGATGGAGAAGAGCGAGGAACAGCGCAAGGAGCTCGCGGCGCAGAAGGAGGCGGCCCGCGGTGGGGGAGGTCGCACGCGGCCCAAGCAGGTGATCAGTCGCTCGGGCACCCCGGCGCGCACCAGGCCCCCGCTGCGCAAGTAG
- a CDS encoding isochorismate synthase: protein MSEADQWWTQLAADIEKESEMPGLVGTGPLAYGTFTFDPEHTAAASAFIVPETIIGRRDGVSWLTQLGYDRVNPQMPEVQPAPQPPAELFFEDGQISGADWLALIARTSAALRASGAEGVVLARDLHAIAEQKICPAWLLHQWRRNYGGSTCYLVDGLVGATPEILVHRRGGLTTSRILAGTTQRLDNVDEPAEIARLLSSQQRMHQHRLSVESAATALGAHMSGIHVPEAPFVLALPDMLHLVTDICGVTEGTFSTLALAAAVHPLSSVTGFPTDQARTILANSGFDRGRFCAPVGWIDAQGDGDWFVALRAAQLSPDWKGVTLYASASVDPDTAPHNKLVSTEMKFALMRQFLAGD, encoded by the coding sequence ATGAGTGAGGCCGACCAGTGGTGGACCCAACTGGCTGCCGACATCGAGAAGGAATCCGAGATGCCCGGCCTGGTGGGCACCGGCCCCCTGGCCTACGGCACCTTCACCTTTGACCCCGAGCACACCGCAGCGGCCTCCGCATTCATCGTGCCCGAGACGATTATCGGACGGCGTGACGGGGTGAGCTGGCTCACCCAACTGGGCTACGACCGGGTGAACCCGCAGATGCCCGAGGTACAGCCCGCTCCCCAACCGCCCGCCGAACTGTTCTTCGAGGACGGCCAGATCTCTGGTGCGGACTGGCTGGCGCTCATTGCCCGCACCAGCGCCGCGCTGCGCGCCAGTGGCGCCGAGGGCGTGGTGTTGGCCCGCGACCTGCATGCGATCGCCGAGCAGAAGATCTGTCCCGCGTGGCTGCTGCACCAATGGCGTCGCAACTACGGTGGCTCCACCTGCTACCTGGTGGACGGGCTGGTGGGCGCCACCCCCGAGATCCTCGTGCACCGACGCGGTGGCCTGACCACCTCGCGCATTCTGGCCGGCACCACCCAGCGCCTCGACAACGTGGACGAGCCCGCCGAGATCGCCCGGCTGCTCTCCTCCCAGCAGCGCATGCACCAGCACCGACTGTCGGTGGAATCCGCCGCCACGGCGCTGGGGGCCCATATGAGTGGCATCCACGTTCCGGAGGCGCCCTTCGTGCTGGCGCTGCCCGACATGCTCCACCTGGTGACCGACATCTGTGGCGTCACCGAGGGCACCTTCTCGACGCTCGCCCTGGCTGCCGCGGTGCATCCGCTGTCGTCGGTGACCGGGTTCCCCACCGACCAGGCACGCACGATCCTGGCGAACAGCGGCTTCGACCGGGGACGCTTCTGCGCCCCCGTGGGCTGGATCGATGCCCAGGGTGATGGCGACTGGTTCGTCGCCCTGCGCGCCGCGCAGCTGAGCCCCGACTGGAAGGGCGTCACGCTGTACGCCTCGGCGTCGGTGGATCCCGATACGGCGCCCCACAACAAGCTGGTGTCCACCGAGATGAAGTTCGCCCTGATGCGACAATTCCTCGCCGGCGACTGA
- a CDS encoding geranylgeranyl reductase family protein encodes MVHGEVQMGDAPALASAQLSTADQDSFATEADVIVVGAGPGGSATAAFCAMRGLSVLLLEKSQFPREKVCGDGLTPRAVRMLTRLGIDSTETAGWARNKGLRVYGGRTEPFELPWPELADFPDYGLVCPRSRFDDVLAGHAMKLGVTLHTGVNVTEPITADDRIVGVRDNQGREFRAPIVVAADGNSTRLAVAMGRQRDEARPMGVAVRTYFESPRAQGEWMESWLELWDGRPGESNQLPGYGWAFPMADGTVNVGLGMLNSSSAFGHTDYRALMRTWLATTPPEWQFDEAHQRGEIRGAALPMAFNRKPAYADGLLLVGDSGGMVNPFNGEGISYAMEAGELAADAISEAHSRGVGTPGAERALHAYPTALSSRFGGYYRLGTIFVKLIGNPQIMHLCTTYGLPHRSLMKLVNKLLANLTDEHRGDAMDHLINTLSRLAPPA; translated from the coding sequence ATGGTGCACGGCGAAGTGCAGATGGGTGACGCCCCGGCACTGGCCTCGGCCCAGCTGTCCACGGCCGACCAGGACTCGTTCGCCACCGAAGCGGACGTCATTGTGGTGGGTGCCGGCCCCGGAGGCTCGGCCACCGCCGCGTTCTGTGCCATGCGCGGGCTCAGCGTCCTGCTGTTGGAGAAGTCGCAGTTCCCGCGCGAGAAGGTCTGCGGCGACGGGCTCACGCCACGCGCCGTGCGCATGCTGACGCGGCTGGGCATCGATTCCACCGAGACGGCCGGGTGGGCGCGCAACAAGGGACTGCGGGTCTACGGCGGGCGTACCGAGCCCTTCGAGCTTCCCTGGCCGGAACTGGCCGATTTCCCCGACTACGGGCTCGTGTGCCCGCGGTCGCGCTTCGATGATGTGCTGGCGGGCCACGCGATGAAGCTGGGCGTCACGCTGCACACCGGCGTCAATGTCACCGAGCCGATCACCGCCGACGATCGCATCGTCGGGGTGCGCGACAATCAGGGACGCGAGTTCCGCGCCCCGATCGTGGTGGCCGCTGACGGTAATTCCACGCGCCTGGCCGTCGCCATGGGGCGCCAGCGCGACGAGGCCCGCCCGATGGGCGTGGCGGTGCGCACCTACTTCGAGAGCCCCCGGGCGCAGGGCGAGTGGATGGAGAGCTGGCTGGAGCTGTGGGACGGGCGTCCCGGCGAATCCAACCAACTGCCCGGCTATGGCTGGGCCTTCCCGATGGCCGATGGCACCGTCAACGTCGGGCTCGGCATGCTGAACTCCTCGTCGGCGTTCGGGCACACCGACTACCGCGCACTGATGCGCACTTGGTTGGCCACCACCCCACCCGAATGGCAGTTCGACGAGGCCCACCAGCGCGGCGAGATCCGCGGGGCGGCGCTGCCGATGGCCTTCAACCGCAAGCCCGCCTACGCCGACGGACTGCTGCTCGTGGGCGATTCCGGCGGCATGGTCAATCCGTTCAACGGCGAGGGCATCAGCTATGCCATGGAGGCCGGGGAGCTTGCGGCTGATGCGATCAGCGAGGCCCATTCCCGCGGCGTCGGCACGCCCGGCGCCGAGCGTGCACTGCACGCCTACCCCACGGCGTTGTCATCACGTTTCGGTGGCTATTACCGCCTGGGCACCATTTTCGTGAAACTCATCGGCAATCCGCAGATCATGCACCTGTGCACCACCTACGGCCTGCCCCATCGTTCGCTCATGAAGTTGGTCAACAAGTTGTTGGCCAATCTCACCGATGAGCACCGCGGTGATGCGATGGATCACCTGATCAACACTTTGAGTAGGCTGGCGCCGCCCGCGTAA